A region from the Lolium perenne isolate Kyuss_39 chromosome 4, Kyuss_2.0, whole genome shotgun sequence genome encodes:
- the LOC127296205 gene encoding uncharacterized protein, translating into MQGVVTRRARYCPAKLQRQVPSSCRAPRVSTSFSCRGGSRCSVAPGERARAVVVRAGGGPGIGDGEQAAPPRQDVVGAASATGGAKRGTVAGAVALIVGTSIGSGILAVPQSTAPAGFVPSAVCMVTCWAFLVAEALLLAEINVHLRRKQKKDGNGGGGGLEVISMKSMAQETLGEWGGNLAATAYLFLSYTSMVAYTSKSGEVLARVIGVPEPVSGGAFTAAVALLIAAGGTGVTAQVNQLLTFFMIGLLLTIEVSAVALGGGLGLPANTHWEQLPATLPVIIFTLVYHDIAPVICAYLEGDLARIRLSIIVGSLVPLLSLLVWDDIALGLSTDLNGFAILDMIKTEWGYMVVETFSLLAVGTSLIGTLLGASQFFVEQMTNLASSTEDEKINQDVHEEDGSSHLGWKTLLESNRLSYVATGAVVVPTVLIAAAVPDSFSIATDIAGGYCMTILYGVLPPLMAWSIGSKLSDQKADLAEAVETSKEIKQKASFTSAKPVLVGMGVFSVLMVFQQIFQDLLSFNTYLLSWAS; encoded by the exons ATGCAGGGCGTCGTCACCAGGCGCGCGCGCTACTGCCCGGCGAAGCTCCAGCGCCAAGTACCCTCCAGCTGCCGAGCACCGCGCGTATCCACAAGCTTTAGCTGCCGCGGTGGCAGTCGGTGCAGCGTCGCTCCGGGCGAGAGGGCCCGGGCCGTCGTGGTGAGAGCGGGCGGTGGCCCGGGGATAGGAGATGGGGAGCAAGCAGCGCCGCCGCGACAGGACGTCGTCGGAGCAGCGTCGGCGACGGGTGGCGCGAAGAGAGGGACCGTGGCTGGCGCCGTCGCGCTCATAGTCGGCACAAGCATCGGGTCCGGCATCCTCGCCGTGCCGCAGAGCACAGCACCGGCG GGTTTCGTTCCAAGCGCCGTGTGCATGGTCACCTGCTGGGCCTTCCTGGTGGCCGAAGCGCTCCTCCTCGCCGAGATCAACGTCCACCTGCGCCGGAAGCAGAAGAAAGACGGCAACGGTGGCGGCGGAGGGCTGGAGGTGATCTCAATGAAGAGCATGGCGCAGGAGACGCTGGGCGAGTGGGGAGGGAACCTGGCCGCCACAGCCTACCTATTCCTGTCCTACACGTCCATGGTCGCCTACACGTCGAAATCCGGCGAGGTGCTCGCCCGCGTGATCGGCGTGCCCGAGCCCGTCTCCGGCGGCGCATTCACCGCAGCCGTCGCGCTCCTCATCGCCGCGGGAGGCACGGGCGTCACCGCCCAAGTGAACCAGCTGCTCACCTTCTTCATGATAG GGTTGCTGCTAACGATTGAAGTCTCGGCCGTAGCGTTGGGCGGTGGCCTTGGCCTGCCAGCCAACACCCACTGGGAGCAGCTTCCCGCAACACTTCCGGTGATCATCTTCACTCTCGTCTACCACGACATCGCACCAG TGATATGCGCGTACCTGGAAGGGGACCTCGCAAGGATCCGGCTCTCGATCATCGTTGGGAGCCTCGTGCCACTGCTGTCGCTGCTCGTGTGGGACGACATCGCGCTGGGCCTCTCCACAGATCTCAACGGGTTTGCCATTCTGGACATGATCAAGACAGA ATGGGGCTACATGGTGGTGGAGACGTTCTCGCTCCTCGCTGTCGGGACGTCGCTCATCGGGACACTGCTCGGCGCCTCGCAGTTCTTCGTCGAGCAGATGACCAACCTAGCCTCCTCAACCGAGGACGAAAAGATCAACCAAGACGTTCACGAGGAAGATGGATCGAGTCATCTTGGTTGGAAAACACTGCTGGAAAGCAACAGGCTCAGTTACGTTGCCACAGGGGCCGTGGTTGTCCCAACCGTTCTGATAGCGGCTGCTGTCCCGGACTCCTTCTCCATAGCTACTGACATTGCA GGCGGCTACTGCATGACCATCTTGTATGGTGTTCTCCCTCCGCTGATGGCCTGGTCTATTGGTTCCAAGTTATCTGACCAAAAAGCTGATCTTGCAGAAGCAGTAGAAACATCTAAGGAAATCAAGCAAAAAGCGAGCTTCACTAGTGCAAAACCTGTACTGGTCGGGATGGGGGTGTTCTCTGTGCTCATGGTCTTCCAGCAAATCTTCCAAGACTTGCTCAGTTTTAACACGTATCTCCTCTCATGGGCTAGCTAG